One genomic window of Aethina tumida isolate Nest 87 chromosome 3, icAetTumi1.1, whole genome shotgun sequence includes the following:
- the LOC109604935 gene encoding protein toll-like, whose protein sequence is MYVLTLILLLMAVPSYSKIKCVRQTECGCFDDDDYLEYYCEKSQNTIQVDKQTKIVQVDCFSPSPLDQSDLPQIDVSERVSLDFFKCGPPRTNYLSILRKMNVKNISELSFDGIFDNQHVTIFSEDMFHGTEVIEALKIQNVKFLQIEENILEAVPKLREFTVHFSNITNTLNLNFSSVQNLTYLQMSSIGLQEIPLNEYNNLPQLKWVLLFNNNIKTLGTNAFKGAVNIQLLELSSNKIETIHGNTFQNLNSLYVLSLFKNNISDITKDSFKHAKNLYIIRLEFNPMLRLHDYAFAHMTNLTKISLNNCNIQKLPANLFKGSTNLQDVKLDNNQLSTIPNKFFDSLSKMKKLRLDHNNIQVLPIDIFEPLESLEELNLGHNYLTAINSKLFYKLDNLMKLNLWNNQIENIEGPLSNMKLEELDLSDNKIATIEFKFNNLIDLKYLNLSRNMLESEVIPNTIHKIEDIDMSFNRIKNISLMALSNVNANRFTVNLLNNEISKIDSIIYSHSDDDKQEITLFLDNNPIDCDCYNYNFIKNYPDVRNANKIFYIKNHEQLTCTSGIRVADLTKHLDTIKCPMSNLLAQEYTCTDSCDCFWKPHNNTFGMDCSNRNLTQVPTFVAPLNCSIWNQVYRIKNIEINLSNNSLEEAPTSQDGYEGVTEMNLSKNKIGNINWIPPHIQKLYLSHNRLTAMNDTVVDKLNGSIKYLSLDGNRWTCDCSALKLQQFLIHNIKQVGERHVYCEDSNVKIIQNSELCNYTTLIVSTAAPIVVIILFIAFGLAMYYKWQEEIKVWLYHKNLCLWWVTQEELDKNKQYDAFLSFSHKDDEFVLKTLVPFLESDSNAYKLCVHYRDFVVGAHIGEQITTTIANSRRTIVVLSENFIESCWAKIEFRTAHSIALSEGTSRVIIIIYGDVEESNLPSEIKAYLRTNTYVKWGDPWFWQKLSYAMPHKKLCNVVHNTKILPI, encoded by the exons ATGTATGTACTCACATTAATATTGCTATTAATGGCAGTGCCTTCTTACTCTAAGATAAAATGTGTGAGACAAACAGAATGCGGCTGTTTCGATGATGATGATTATTTAGAGTACTATTGCGAAAAATCCCAAAACACCATCCAGGTGGacaaacaaactaaaatagtACAAGTGGACTGTTTCTCACCATCGCCTTTGGATCAGTCGGACCTTCCTCAAATTGACGTTAGTGAACGAGTAAGTCTTGACTTTTTCAAATGCGGACCCCCAAGGACGAATTATCTTTCAATTCTACGAAAGATGAATGTAAAAAACATATCTGAACTTTCGTTTGATGGCATCTTCGACAATCAACATGTGACGATTTTCTCTGAAGATATGTTTCACGGAACGGAGGTTATTGAGGCTTTGAAAATACAGAACGTTAAATTTTTGCAAATTGAAGAGAATATCTTAGAAGCTGTGCCCAAGTTGAGGGAGTTTACTGTACATTTTagtaatataacaaatacgTTGAATTTAAACTTCTCCTCAGTACAAAATcttacatatttacaaatgaGTTCCATCGGGTTGCAAGAAATTCCCCTAAATGAATACAACAACTTACCACAACTAAAGTGGGTGTTGTTATTtaacaacaacattaaaaCGTTAGGAACAAATGCATTTAAGGGTGCTGTTAACATACAACTACTGGAGCTGAGcagtaataaaatagaaaccaTACATGGGAATACTTTTCAAAACTTGAACAGCTTATACGTTcttagtttgtttaaaaacaacatttcgGATATCACCAAAGATTCGTTCAAACATGCgaagaatttatatatcataCGTTTGGAATTCAATCCAATGTTAAGACTCCACGATTATGCTTTTGCACATATGACAAATTTAACGAAAATATCCctaaataattgtaacataCAGAAGCTACCGGCAAATTTGTTCAAAGGCTCAACAAACTTACAAGATGTGAAACTGGATAACAACCAGCTGTCGACAATTCCTAACAAGTTCTTCGATTCATTAAGCaagatgaaaaaattaagGCTGGATCACAACAACATACAAGTGTTACCAATAGATATTTTCGAGCCTCTTGAATCACTGGAGGAATTAAATTTGGGACACAATTATCTAACTGCAATAAActcaaagttattttataaacttgacaatttaatgaaattgaacTTATGGAACAACCAAATTGAGAATATAGAAGGTCCCTTGTCAAATATGAAACTTGAAGAGCTTGATTTGTCTGACAATAAAATAGCAACgattgaattcaaatttaacaatttaattgactTGAAGTACCTCAATTTGAGTAGGAATATGTTGGAAAGTGAAGTCATTCCGAATACCATACACAAAATAGAAGATATTGATATGTCATTCAATAGGATTAAAAACATTTCG TTGATGGCTTTATCCAATGTCAACGCCAATAGATTTACTGTAAacctattaaataatgaaatttccaAGATTGATAGCATAATTTATTCCCATTCAGATGACGATAAGCAAGAAATAACACTTTTCTTGGACAACAACCCAATTGATTGTGAttgttacaattacaattttataaagaactaTCCGGATGTTAGAAATGCAAACAagattttctatattaaaaatcacgaACAATTAACGTGCACATCAGGTATTCGTGTAGCGGATCTAACCAAACATTTGGACACTATTAAGTGTCCAATGAGTAACTTATTGGCTCAGGAGTACACATGTACAGACAGTTGCGACTGTTTTTGGAAACCACATAACAATACGTTTGGAATGGACTGTTCCAACAGGAATCTCACCCAAGTACCTACATTTGTCGCCCCTTTGAATTGTAGTATATGGAACCAAGTTTAtcgcattaaaaatatagagatTAATTTGAGTAACAATTCTTTGGAGGAGGCTCCAACTTCGCAGGATGGATATGAAGGTGTGACCGAGatgaatttatctaaaaataaaattggaaacatTAACTGGATACCTCCTCACATACAG aaattataCTTAAGCCACAACCGTTTGACTGCGATGAATGACACAGTTGTGGACAAACTAAATGgttccataaaatatttgtcactTGATGGGAATCGTTGGACGTGTGACTGTTCTGCTTTAAAACTTCAACAGTTTTTAATCCATAACATTAAGCAg gtTGGGGAAAGACACGTTTATTGTGAAGACAGTAATGTAAAAATCATACAAAATTCTGAACTTTGCAACTACACAACCTTAATTGTATCGACTGCAGCTCCAATCGTGGTCATAATTCTCTTCATTGCATTTGGATTGGCAATGTATTATAAATGGCAGgaggaaataaaagtttggttGTACCACAAAAATCTGTGCCTTTGGTGGGTTACTCAAGAAGAACTGGATAAAAACAAACAGTACGATGCGTTCCTCAGCTTCTCACACAAAGATGacgaatttgttttaaaaactctGGTCCCCTTTTTAGAATCGGACAGTAATGCCTACAAGTTATGTGTCCATTATAGAGATTTTGTGGTTGGTGCACACATTGGAGAGCAAATTACAACCACAATTGCCAACTCCAGAAGAACCATAGTGGTCCTGTCGGAAAACTTCATCGAAAGTTGTTGGGCTAAAATAGAATTCCGCACAGCCCATTCAATAGCATTGTCTGAAGGCACATCACGAGTcatcataattatatatggCGATGTAGAAGAATCAAATTTACCCAGTGAAATTAAAGCCTATCTTCGCACCAATACTTATGTGAAATGGGGAGATCCCTGGTTCTGGCAAAAGTTGTCATATGCCATgccacataaaaaattgtgtaacgTTGTGcacaatactaaaatattacctatctga